CCACCCCGGTCCGCAACCGGATGATCGCGGCCGAACGCGCGGCCATCGCCCCCTTCGTTCGGCTGATGCCGCTTGGCCTGCAGATCGACCCGGCCGGACGGCTGGGCGAGGCCGCAGCCGCGGTTCAGGCGGCGATGCGCCGTGGCTTCCGCCATCAGCGCCTGCCCATGGGCGCGATCGGCAAGGCGCTCGGCCGCAGGCCCGGGGCCGGCGATGCCATGCTCGGCGATGTGCTGTTCTCCTTCGAGACCCGGCCGGCCACACAGGGCTTCGCCGGCTGCCGCACCCTGCTCCACCCGGTCAGTCACGAGGGCGACAAATACGCCCTCGCCCTGCATGTCCGCGATCTGGGCGGCGAGGGGCCGGTCGATTTCGATCTGGCACTGGATGCCGCGCATTGGGGCCCGCTGGGCGCGGCACCGGTGGTGGACCGGCTGGGGCCGATGCTGGAGGCGCTGGAGCGGGCGACCCCGGACACGCCGCTGGCACACCTGATCCCGCCCATGCCCGCGGCCGAACGGGCCCTGATCGCGCGGGTGAACGATACGGCCCGGCCATTGCCGGGGCGGGCCGGCGGCGCCGCGAGCGTCGTGGAGCTGATCCGCGACACCGCGCGTCTCAGATCTGCCGACCCCGCCCTGGTGACCGCGGCGGGAGAGGTCACGAGCTTCGCCGCCCTCGACCTCTGGTCCGACAGGGTCGCCCGGGCCCTGATCGCCCGCGGGGCCGGCCCCGGGCGGATCGTGGGCGTGATGATCGACCGACGGCCCGCGATGATTGCGGCGGTTCTGGGCGTTCTCAAATCCGGGGCGGCCTTCCTGCCGCTCGACCCCGCCCTGCCGGCGGCACGGCTGGCCGAACTGGCCGCGGATGGCGGGGCGATCACCGTGATCACCTGCCGGGACTTCGCGACCATCGCGACGGGCCGGCCGCTGCTGGTGATGGATGACGCAGGCGCGCTCGACGCACCCGAGGTGGCGCTGCCGGCCCCGGCTCCCGACCATCTGGCCTATCTGCTCTATACCTCCGGCACCACCGGGCGGCCGAAGGGGGTGATGGTCGACCATGCCGCCCTGCTCAACCGGCTGGTCTGGCAATGGCATGCCCTGGGCCACCGGCACCACGAGCCGATCCTGCACCGCACGACCGCCAGCTTCGACGTCTCGGTCTGGGAGATGCTGATGCCCCCGGCCATGGGCGCGCCCATGGTGCTCTGCCCGGCGGTGACCGCCCATGACCCGCAGGCGCTGGCCCGGTTGATCGAGGCGCGGGGCGTCGCCTGCCTGCATTTCGTGCCCGGCGCCCTGGATGCCATGCTGGCCGGCCTGCCCGCCACCGACGACGAGCGCCTGTCGCGGCTGCGGCTGATCGTGACCAGCGGCGAGGCCTTGAGGGCCGAAACGGTGCGCCGGGTCGCGGCCCGCTGGCCGGGTGTCCGGATCGTCAATCTCTACGGGCCGACCGAGGCCGCAATCGACGTCGCCCGCCATGATGCCGATCCCGAAGAGACGGTGGTGCCGATCGGCCGGCCGGTCTGGAACACGCAGCTGCTGGTGGTCGATCCCGACACCCTGCAACCGGTTGCGGTGGGCCGGCCCGGAGAGCTGGTGATCGGCGGCGTTCAGCTCGCCCGCGGCTATCTGGGCCGCCCGGAGCTGTCGGCCGAACGCTTTCCCGAAGATCCGGCAAGCCCGGGGGCGCGGCTCTATCGCACCGGCGACGAGGCGCTGCTGACGCCGGACGGCGTGTTTCTTTATCTGGGCCGCCGGGATGATCAGGTGAAGATCGATGGTGCGCGGGTGGAGCCGGGCGAGGTCGCGGCACGCCTGGCCGGCCATCCCGCCGTGCAGGAGGCGGCCGTCCGGGCCGTCGCCGGCCCCCGCGGCCCAAGGCTGGCCGGCTGGTATGTCGGCGAGGGCGTCTCCCCGGCCGAGCTGCGGAGCTGGGCCGCCGGGCGCCTGCCCGGCTGGATGGTCCCCGCCGTGCTCACCCGCCTGGACCAGCTGCCACGCCGGCCCAACGGCAAGCTGGATGCCGCAGCCCTGCCGGCGCCGGCCCTTGCCGAGGGGCCGGTCCGCACCGCCCCGGCGACAGCCCTTGAAGCCGCCATCGCCGGCGCCTTCGCCCGGGTGCTGGACGGGGTGACCGTGGACGCCGCCACCGACTTCTTCCTGGCCGGCGGGCATTCGCTGACCGCGCTCCGGCTCACCGGCGAGATCCGGGCGGCGACCGGTCTCGAGACGGACCTGAAG
This genomic stretch from Tistrella mobilis harbors:
- a CDS encoding non-ribosomal peptide synthetase — encoded protein: MLHHLNLAQRDIFFDRTLNPDRLYLVGGEMQVDGAFDDRAAAAAYRAVMRDVAAMRARLVLQDHQPMLAVAPPDDAGPIPVRLEDFSTDAEPGMSVAARAAALWAEPIRPEDGRVMHDMWILKAAHDRRTILFRCHHLIVDGWAGLALFDRFRRAYDTILAGGTPPPDPAPLPDPAAEHAWVQGPKAAEDSAFWARELGDLPARAFLRRPPFGPSLKARITRDRAAFARIEAVAAAAGVPLPALLLTLFATLVHELTGRATMIVATPVRNRMIAAERAAIAPFVRLMPLGLQIDPAGRLGEAAAAVQAAMRRGFRHQRLPMGAIGKALGRRPGAGDAMLGDVLFSFETRPATQGFAGCRTLLHPVSHEGDKYALALHVRDLGGEGPVDFDLALDAAHWGPLGAAPVVDRLGPMLEALERATPDTPLAHLIPPMPAAERALIARVNDTARPLPGRAGGAASVVELIRDTARLRSADPALVTAAGEVTSFAALDLWSDRVARALIARGAGPGRIVGVMIDRRPAMIAAVLGVLKSGAAFLPLDPALPAARLAELAADGGAITVITCRDFATIATGRPLLVMDDAGALDAPEVALPAPAPDHLAYLLYTSGTTGRPKGVMVDHAALLNRLVWQWHALGHRHHEPILHRTTASFDVSVWEMLMPPAMGAPMVLCPAVTAHDPQALARLIEARGVACLHFVPGALDAMLAGLPATDDERLSRLRLIVTSGEALRAETVRRVAARWPGVRIVNLYGPTEAAIDVARHDADPEETVVPIGRPVWNTQLLVVDPDTLQPVAVGRPGELVIGGVQLARGYLGRPELSAERFPEDPASPGARLYRTGDEALLTPDGVFLYLGRRDDQVKIDGARVEPGEVAARLAGHPAVQEAAVRAVAGPRGPRLAGWYVGEGVSPAELRSWAAGRLPGWMVPAVLTRLDQLPRRPNGKLDAAALPAPALAEGPVRTAPATALEAAIAGAFARVLDGVTVDAATDFFLAGGHSLTALRLTGEIRAATGLETDLKQLFLNPTPRLLAAALDQARIAAGDHEDDGPLPLFRPATGQPGTGRTAPVFLIPPVAGEPAIFLDLAARLGRTAWGLRFPAHPAAGLPEFARHLARTVLEIAPGGPWRLIGYSLGGMAAFDAARLIEAETGGRVDLVLLDTSAEPVPMHPDAVAAKFDREFARAAADGTDAMGRLAAGLGRPAVARLKARVLRNARATTGWRARGVIHGDITMITARRDPAERRPERWAAHTTGRFRLIGLDAGHFDLLSDRMMPDLVRALAPAPEPVPA